The proteins below come from a single Thermotoga sp. KOL6 genomic window:
- the pyrH gene encoding UMP kinase, which yields MRVMVKISGEALSGEGNKGFDQEKIKYLVSEIEKVVKAGYKIGIVTGAGNLFRGIELKDLSMKRADQIGLLGTIMNAIYLKDRFEKNGLKAKIFSQIVNLPDIEKVNYDSIEAALQDNFILIFAGGTSNPFFTTDTAAVLRAQEMGAEIIVKATKVDGVYDKDPKRFPDAKKIDRLTFTEAMRLGLKVMDAEAFALCRKLKIVVKVINFFEPNTLLRALKGEKVGSTILPD from the coding sequence ATGAGAGTGATGGTGAAAATAAGTGGGGAGGCACTTTCGGGAGAGGGAAACAAGGGATTCGATCAGGAAAAAATAAAATATTTGGTTTCTGAGATAGAGAAAGTAGTTAAAGCAGGATACAAAATTGGGATAGTTACAGGTGCAGGTAACTTGTTCAGAGGAATTGAGCTTAAGGATCTTTCCATGAAAAGAGCGGACCAGATAGGTCTTTTAGGAACTATCATGAATGCTATATACTTGAAAGATCGATTCGAAAAAAATGGACTGAAAGCAAAAATCTTCTCACAAATAGTGAATCTCCCTGATATCGAAAAGGTGAATTACGATTCCATTGAAGCCGCCCTTCAAGATAATTTCATCCTTATTTTTGCGGGTGGAACGAGCAATCCGTTTTTTACAACTGATACCGCAGCGGTCTTGCGTGCTCAAGAAATGGGTGCAGAGATTATAGTGAAGGCAACAAAAGTGGATGGAGTTTACGACAAAGATCCAAAGAGATTTCCCGATGCAAAAAAAATAGACAGATTGACTTTCACAGAAGCAATGAGGCTGGGACTTAAAGTTATGGATGCAGAGGCTTTTGCTCTGTGTAGAAAGTTGAAGATCGTGGTAAAAGTTATCAACTTCTTCGAACCGAACACTCTTTTAAGGGCTTTAAAGGGGGAAAAAGTGGGGAGCACAATCTTACCTGATTAA
- a CDS encoding aspartate-semialdehyde dehydrogenase, whose protein sequence is MKVGVVGATGEVGRTMVKVLEEFDVPVTELRLFASERSAGKELEFKGRKIRVELLTEDAMKWKCDYFLFSAGASVSRKFAPIASENGATVIDNSSAFRMEKDVPLVVPEVNSHLLEGYTGIIANPNCSTIQMILSIYKLHEVYGIKEIFVATYQSVSGAGRKGIEELLAQERGENISKVFPKPIHRNVIPLIGDIQDNLFTQEEMKMVNETRKILNDYSIKVYPTTVRVPVLYGHSEAIMVRFRKPFESLERVREVISSGEDVVVTDELITAVDVTGKNETYVCRLRAGDENTILFWNVADNIRVGAATNAVRILLKHAKMNGRM, encoded by the coding sequence GTGAAGGTAGGAGTGGTAGGTGCCACAGGTGAAGTTGGTAGAACAATGGTGAAAGTTCTCGAAGAATTCGACGTGCCTGTTACAGAATTAAGATTGTTTGCCTCAGAAAGATCTGCAGGAAAAGAATTGGAATTTAAAGGTAGAAAAATCAGGGTAGAACTGCTTACGGAAGACGCTATGAAATGGAAATGTGATTATTTCTTATTCTCAGCGGGAGCCAGTGTGTCTAGGAAGTTTGCACCGATCGCTTCAGAAAACGGCGCAACAGTTATCGATAATTCCTCAGCCTTCAGAATGGAAAAGGATGTTCCTCTCGTTGTGCCCGAAGTGAACTCCCATCTTCTTGAAGGGTACACGGGGATAATAGCAAATCCAAACTGTTCTACGATTCAAATGATACTTTCCATTTACAAATTACATGAGGTTTACGGGATAAAAGAAATTTTTGTGGCTACCTATCAATCCGTTTCCGGTGCGGGTCGTAAAGGAATCGAAGAACTTCTCGCGCAAGAGAGAGGGGAGAATATCTCGAAGGTTTTCCCTAAACCGATACATAGAAACGTTATTCCCTTGATCGGGGACATTCAAGATAATCTCTTCACTCAAGAAGAAATGAAAATGGTGAACGAGACGAGGAAAATATTGAATGACTATTCAATAAAAGTCTATCCAACGACGGTGAGAGTCCCCGTTCTCTATGGACATTCTGAGGCTATCATGGTACGATTTCGAAAACCCTTTGAATCGTTGGAGAGAGTTAGAGAAGTTATATCCTCCGGAGAAGATGTTGTTGTGACGGATGAACTGATCACTGCTGTAGATGTCACTGGAAAAAATGAAACTTACGTCTGTAGATTGAGAGCAGGGGATGAAAACACCATACTTTTCTGGAATGTAGCTGACAATATTCGTGTTGGAGCGGCAACGAACGCTGTGAGAATTCTCTTGAAGCATGCAAAAATGAACGGAAGGATGTGA
- a CDS encoding MFS transporter gives MRIDEIVEKYVERNTQRKLLIFTSIAWMFDAAGVMLLSFVLPYVIKEWNLSPTQGATIASVTFMGMLLGALSVGFIADFFGRKISNLIFFIVTVTFTFLSGFSQSPTTLAILRLLSGFGYGGLMPSFNAYLSEFTSTAIRGRYLVLLESSWAIGSILMGLFAVNVLPNWRWIFWIFAVGYLFIPVFFRMPETPKYAFLKRGKDGLRKVLGVDVKEEIELPKRERVPLFSLLKKEHLKDTIVIWITWFTVSFVYYALFTWAPRIFASQGVSVVKSSWFTFYMMVAQLPGYLSAAYFIEKWGRKPSLAVYFIGTGLAALLWANVQSNISLLVSAMILSFFCLGVWGLVYAYTPELYPTSLRGTGNGAAGVWARIAGIIAPYYTGFMMEKGKSIAETLIWISAMAIASGIIVLIFGRETKGKYVD, from the coding sequence ATGAGAATAGATGAAATCGTTGAAAAATACGTTGAAAGAAACACTCAGAGAAAGCTTCTGATATTCACTTCGATTGCTTGGATGTTTGATGCAGCCGGTGTTATGCTCCTTTCTTTCGTACTGCCCTACGTGATAAAAGAATGGAATCTCTCCCCCACCCAGGGAGCCACGATAGCAAGCGTTACTTTTATGGGAATGTTATTAGGTGCCCTTTCCGTTGGTTTCATAGCTGATTTCTTCGGAAGGAAGATATCAAATCTTATCTTTTTCATCGTTACCGTTACTTTCACCTTCTTGTCTGGATTCTCTCAATCACCTACCACACTAGCAATTTTGAGACTGTTGTCCGGATTTGGATACGGAGGTCTCATGCCATCTTTCAATGCTTACTTATCTGAATTCACGAGCACCGCTATCAGAGGAAGATATCTGGTTCTTTTAGAATCAAGTTGGGCGATTGGGAGCATTTTGATGGGTTTGTTCGCAGTAAACGTTCTTCCAAATTGGAGATGGATTTTTTGGATATTTGCTGTTGGTTATTTATTCATTCCCGTGTTTTTCAGAATGCCCGAAACACCCAAATATGCTTTTTTAAAAAGAGGAAAGGATGGATTAAGGAAGGTCTTGGGAGTTGACGTGAAAGAGGAAATAGAACTTCCAAAAAGAGAAAGAGTACCATTATTTTCTCTTCTGAAAAAGGAACATTTAAAAGATACGATAGTCATATGGATTACTTGGTTTACCGTTAGTTTTGTTTATTACGCGCTCTTCACATGGGCACCTCGGATATTTGCTTCTCAAGGAGTAAGTGTTGTCAAATCCTCTTGGTTCACCTTCTATATGATGGTGGCACAATTGCCTGGATATCTATCCGCGGCTTATTTTATTGAAAAATGGGGTAGAAAGCCTTCGCTTGCTGTGTATTTCATAGGAACGGGACTCGCTGCTCTGCTCTGGGCCAACGTGCAAAGCAATATTTCTTTACTCGTTTCGGCCATGATACTTTCCTTCTTCTGCCTTGGTGTATGGGGATTGGTCTACGCGTACACCCCTGAACTTTATCCAACGTCCCTCAGAGGAACAGGAAATGGAGCAGCAGGCGTCTGGGCGAGAATAGCAGGTATAATAGCACCCTATTACACTGGCTTTATGATGGAAAAAGGAAAAAGTATCGCAGAAACTCTTATATGGATTTCTGCGATGGCAATAGCTAGCGGAATAATTGTTCTGATTTTTGGAAGAGAGACGAAAGGCAAGTACGTAGATTAA
- the hpf gene encoding ribosome hibernation-promoting factor, HPF/YfiA family produces the protein MDYRITGKGVEISEAIKNYLEKRLDKVDRVIYDDELVSFNVRIERDGKNQYVVKFNMNLKGNIINVEERNPDIYTAIDYACDALEKQVKRLKERIKNHDHRKTLLPKKSEEPGEFTPSDKISSVRRVSLLNLDLDEAVMQLEELNHKFLVFRNVNTGEINMLYKGENGDIHLIEMVE, from the coding sequence ATGGATTACAGAATAACAGGGAAAGGTGTGGAGATATCGGAAGCCATCAAAAATTACCTTGAGAAACGTCTCGATAAAGTAGATAGGGTTATTTACGACGATGAACTTGTCTCTTTCAATGTTAGGATAGAGAGAGACGGGAAAAATCAGTACGTTGTAAAATTCAACATGAATTTGAAGGGCAACATCATCAATGTGGAGGAAAGGAATCCAGACATTTATACAGCGATCGATTATGCATGTGATGCCCTCGAGAAACAAGTGAAAAGACTCAAGGAGAGGATAAAGAATCATGATCATAGGAAAACCTTGTTGCCCAAAAAGTCGGAAGAACCGGGGGAGTTTACACCCTCCGATAAGATTTCCTCTGTAAGAAGAGTTTCTCTCCTCAATTTGGATCTTGACGAAGCCGTCATGCAGTTGGAAGAGTTGAACCACAAATTCCTTGTTTTTAGGAATGTGAACACAGGAGAGATAAACATGCTCTACAAAGGTGAAAATGGAGACATTCATCTCATCGAAATGGTCGAATAG
- the dapA gene encoding 4-hydroxy-tetrahydrodipicolinate synthase, with product MFRGVGTAIVTPFKNGEIDFEAYEKLVNYQLEGGINALIVLGTTGEAPTVSDTEREKLILKTLELVNGRIPVIVGAGTNSTEKTLKLVKQAEDLGANGVLVVTPYYNKPTQEGLYQHYKYISERTDLKIIVYNVPGRTGVNVLPETTARIAAELKNVVGIKEANGDIDQIDRTVSLAKSARSDFMVWSGNDDRAFYLLCAGGDGVISVASNVAPKQIVNLCSEFFNGNLEKSREIHRKFRPLMKALFVETNPIPVKAALYLMGFIENELRLPLVPASEKTMELLRGTLKECGLL from the coding sequence ATGTTCAGAGGAGTAGGAACTGCCATAGTCACACCGTTCAAGAATGGAGAAATTGACTTTGAAGCTTATGAAAAGCTTGTCAATTACCAACTCGAAGGTGGGATCAATGCCTTGATCGTTTTGGGAACGACAGGAGAAGCACCCACGGTGAGTGACACAGAGAGAGAAAAACTCATTTTGAAGACTTTAGAACTTGTGAATGGGAGAATACCTGTGATAGTTGGAGCGGGCACGAATTCCACAGAGAAAACCCTAAAACTTGTTAAACAAGCGGAAGATCTCGGAGCAAACGGTGTTTTGGTGGTTACACCCTACTACAACAAACCGACACAAGAAGGTCTATATCAGCACTATAAATACATCTCTGAAAGAACGGATCTGAAGATCATCGTGTACAACGTTCCTGGAAGAACAGGGGTGAATGTTTTGCCGGAAACCACTGCAAGGATCGCAGCCGAGCTGAAGAACGTTGTTGGAATAAAGGAAGCGAATGGAGATATAGATCAGATAGACAGAACAGTATCCTTGGCGAAATCTGCCAGGAGTGACTTCATGGTTTGGTCCGGTAACGACGACAGGGCCTTCTATCTTTTGTGCGCGGGTGGAGATGGTGTTATTTCTGTGGCATCTAACGTGGCTCCAAAGCAGATCGTGAACCTCTGCTCGGAATTTTTCAATGGGAATTTGGAGAAGTCCAGAGAGATACACAGGAAATTTAGACCTCTTATGAAGGCTCTTTTTGTAGAAACAAATCCTATACCAGTCAAGGCAGCACTTTATCTCATGGGATTTATAGAAAATGAATTGAGATTACCTCTCGTCCCCGCAAGTGAAAAGACAATGGAATTGCTCAGGGGAACTCTCAAGGAGTGTGGTCTGTTATGA
- the dapB gene encoding 4-hydroxy-tetrahydrodipicolinate reductase has translation MKYGIVGFSGRMGQEIQKVFSEKGHELVLKVDVNGVEEIGSPEVIVDFSSPEALTTTVNLCRKYKSGLVLGTTGLTDEHFKLLKELSNEIPVVQAYNFSIGINVLKKFLAEISKILTDWDVEIVETHHRFKKDAPSGTAILLKEALDKEITIHSLRIGGVPGDHVVVFGNIGETIEIKHRAISRTVFAIGALKAAEFVVNRRAGLYSFEEVLFGGE, from the coding sequence ATGAAGTACGGAATTGTTGGATTTTCAGGTCGAATGGGTCAAGAGATACAGAAAGTCTTTTCGGAAAAAGGTCATGAACTTGTTTTGAAAGTGGACGTGAACGGAGTAGAAGAAATAGGAAGTCCAGAGGTTATTGTCGATTTCTCGTCTCCCGAAGCTCTGACTACTACTGTGAATCTGTGTCGAAAATATAAATCAGGCCTCGTTTTAGGAACAACGGGATTGACGGATGAACATTTCAAATTGTTGAAAGAACTTTCAAATGAAATACCAGTCGTTCAGGCTTACAATTTTTCGATAGGTATAAACGTTTTAAAAAAATTTTTGGCGGAGATTTCGAAAATCCTGACTGACTGGGATGTAGAAATAGTGGAAACGCATCATCGATTTAAAAAAGATGCTCCTTCCGGAACAGCCATCCTTTTAAAGGAGGCTCTTGATAAAGAGATTACAATTCATTCTTTGAGAATTGGGGGAGTACCTGGAGATCATGTAGTTGTCTTCGGGAACATCGGCGAGACGATAGAAATAAAACACAGGGCGATTTCTCGGACGGTTTTCGCTATAGGTGCTTTGAAAGCAGCAGAATTCGTTGTCAACAGAAGGGCAGGTCTTTACAGTTTCGAAGAAGTATTGTTTGGAGGTGAGTGA
- a CDS encoding transcription repressor NadR → MIMKDVKQRRLKTILEVLEKAQEPISGSQLSEKLKVSRQVIVQDIAYLRSLGYNIISTPRGYVLSGGRSKISKLIAVKHSPESIKEELLCIVRNGGRVVDVIVEHPVYGEIRGIIDVSSEEEVLKFVSLMEMTKTEPLLTLSGGVHLHTIEAPDEETMEKILKELKKRGFLVGEE, encoded by the coding sequence ATGATCATGAAAGATGTGAAGCAAAGGCGATTGAAAACCATTTTAGAAGTTCTTGAAAAAGCTCAAGAACCGATTAGTGGTTCTCAACTTTCAGAAAAACTCAAAGTTAGCAGACAAGTGATTGTCCAGGATATCGCTTATTTGAGGAGCCTCGGGTACAACATCATCTCTACCCCGAGGGGTTACGTACTCAGCGGAGGAAGGTCCAAAATTTCCAAGCTAATAGCTGTGAAACATTCACCAGAAAGCATAAAAGAAGAGTTACTTTGTATCGTGAGGAACGGTGGAAGGGTGGTAGACGTAATCGTCGAACATCCCGTATATGGCGAAATACGCGGAATAATAGACGTTTCATCCGAAGAAGAAGTTCTAAAATTCGTGAGTCTCATGGAAATGACAAAGACGGAACCCCTTTTAACACTCTCTGGTGGAGTACATCTTCACACTATAGAAGCTCCGGACGAAGAAACTATGGAGAAAATTTTAAAAGAGCTGAAAAAAAGAGGTTTTCTGGTAGGGGAGGAGTGA
- a CDS encoding aspartate kinase, whose product MKIVVQKYGGSSVATPERIKNVAKRVKKKVDEGYKVLVVVSAMGKTTDNLIKLAKEVSPKPDVRELDMLLATGEQVSAALLSMALKDLGVKAKSFNAFQIRIKTTSHHTSARIMDIDDSVIRENFENYDVLVVTGFQGINESGDLTTLGRGGSDTSAVALAAKLRVPCEIYSDVDGIYTCDPKIHPRARKLKYITYDEALELTALGAKVLHSRSIEIAKKYGIPIYCASSFIEEEGTMVVERLPEWLEEPVVTGAAISHGQIKVSISFLPKDVRYVTAIFEEVGKKALNVDMISLVPSNGNVFLSFTILEDHKDELDEALKEALKGVEGWQSSYEGGFAKLSIVGVGMRTSPGVAARFFEALEKVGVAPELVTTSEIKISCLVPEGKVEEALKSVIKEFNL is encoded by the coding sequence ATGAAGATCGTAGTTCAAAAATATGGAGGTAGCTCTGTTGCCACTCCGGAAAGGATAAAGAATGTCGCAAAAAGGGTGAAAAAAAAAGTTGATGAAGGTTATAAAGTGTTGGTTGTAGTTTCCGCAATGGGGAAAACAACTGATAACCTCATAAAATTGGCAAAAGAGGTTTCTCCAAAACCCGATGTAAGAGAACTCGATATGCTTCTCGCAACTGGAGAACAGGTTTCTGCTGCCCTTCTTTCAATGGCTTTGAAAGATCTTGGTGTTAAAGCGAAGTCTTTTAACGCATTTCAGATCAGGATAAAAACCACTTCTCATCATACGAGTGCCCGGATAATGGACATAGATGACAGTGTGATACGAGAGAATTTCGAAAATTACGATGTTCTAGTTGTCACAGGTTTTCAAGGCATCAACGAAAGTGGGGATCTCACCACGCTTGGTCGAGGGGGATCGGACACCTCCGCAGTGGCTCTTGCTGCGAAACTTCGAGTACCGTGTGAAATATACAGTGATGTAGACGGCATATACACATGTGACCCGAAAATTCATCCGAGAGCCAGAAAGCTTAAGTATATAACCTACGATGAAGCGTTGGAACTCACCGCTCTCGGTGCGAAGGTTCTTCATTCAAGATCCATCGAAATTGCGAAAAAGTATGGTATTCCTATTTATTGTGCATCTTCTTTTATTGAAGAGGAGGGAACTATGGTGGTAGAGAGGCTCCCCGAATGGTTAGAAGAACCGGTTGTCACCGGCGCAGCGATTTCTCATGGTCAAATAAAAGTTTCCATTTCCTTCCTTCCAAAGGATGTTAGGTATGTAACTGCTATATTCGAAGAGGTCGGAAAGAAAGCATTGAATGTAGACATGATATCGTTGGTGCCCTCCAACGGAAACGTGTTTCTATCTTTTACAATATTGGAGGATCATAAAGACGAACTAGACGAGGCTTTGAAAGAAGCTTTGAAAGGTGTAGAGGGATGGCAATCTTCCTACGAGGGTGGTTTTGCCAAACTCTCTATTGTGGGTGTTGGTATGAGGACAAGTCCAGGGGTAGCAGCGAGATTTTTTGAGGCTTTGGAAAAAGTA
- the dapF gene encoding diaminopimelate epimerase — MRCYSANGNTFLIVDNTNNTISEEEKPDFVKKHVGELDGVIFVEKADSKFFMDYYNRDGSMATFCGNGARAFSKYLMDMGLINVKKFTFLSRAGEIRVLVEDGIWVRMPKVSEKKRLAIDDYSGYLVVVGVPHFVIRMKNVDEIDVEKLGKYLRSKTGANVDFYQVFPDFLKVRTYERGVERETKACGTGITSVFVVHRDETGMKMMKVQVPGGILYVKEENGEIFLKGDVRVCSEE, encoded by the coding sequence ATGCGGTGTTATTCTGCAAATGGAAACACTTTTCTTATAGTTGACAACACGAACAATACCATTTCAGAAGAAGAAAAACCAGACTTTGTAAAGAAGCACGTTGGTGAATTGGATGGAGTTATATTCGTTGAAAAAGCAGACAGTAAGTTCTTTATGGACTACTACAATCGGGATGGAAGCATGGCTACTTTTTGTGGGAACGGAGCGAGAGCTTTTTCGAAATACCTCATGGATATGGGATTGATAAACGTCAAAAAGTTCACTTTTCTTTCAAGAGCAGGTGAGATCAGGGTTTTAGTGGAGGATGGTATCTGGGTTAGAATGCCAAAGGTTTCTGAAAAAAAGCGTTTGGCCATTGACGATTACAGTGGTTACCTCGTAGTAGTTGGTGTACCTCACTTTGTTATTAGAATGAAAAATGTTGATGAAATCGATGTAGAGAAATTGGGAAAGTATCTCAGGTCCAAAACAGGAGCAAACGTAGACTTCTACCAAGTGTTTCCAGACTTTTTAAAAGTGCGAACCTATGAACGTGGTGTTGAGCGAGAGACGAAGGCCTGTGGAACTGGAATTACCTCCGTTTTTGTAGTCCACAGAGATGAAACAGGTATGAAAATGATGAAAGTGCAGGTTCCAGGCGGCATTTTGTATGTGAAGGAAGAAAATGGGGAAATCTTTCTAAAGGGGGATGTGAGAGTATGTTCAGAGGAGTAG
- the dapD gene encoding 2,3,4,5-tetrahydropyridine-2,6-dicarboxylate N-acetyltransferase — protein sequence MDAKEIIEMISKAKKKTPIIAYIKGTLSDIDFSKFKFFGNSNFGILFGEYEDFKELLETHRDRIEDYHLEVKARNSALPLADLTRYRARIEPGAIIRDMVEIGEGAVIMMGAVINVGAVIGEGTMIDMNAVIGGRAIIGKRCHIGAGAVVAGVIEPPSAKPVVIEDEVIVGANAVILEGITVGKGAVVAAGAVVTKDVPPHTVVAGVPARVIKQIDEKTKEKTKIVDELRNLE from the coding sequence TTGGATGCCAAAGAAATCATAGAGATGATATCTAAAGCAAAGAAAAAGACACCCATAATTGCTTACATAAAGGGGACTCTCTCAGATATCGATTTTTCTAAATTCAAATTCTTTGGCAATAGTAACTTTGGTATCCTTTTTGGAGAGTACGAAGATTTCAAAGAACTTTTAGAAACGCACAGAGACAGAATAGAAGACTACCATTTGGAAGTGAAGGCGAGAAACTCAGCCCTTCCACTTGCGGATCTCACGAGATACAGAGCCAGAATAGAGCCAGGTGCAATCATAAGAGACATGGTGGAAATAGGAGAAGGAGCGGTGATCATGATGGGGGCTGTTATAAACGTTGGAGCAGTGATCGGAGAAGGTACCATGATCGATATGAACGCGGTTATCGGTGGGAGAGCTATCATTGGGAAGAGATGTCACATTGGAGCGGGAGCAGTTGTTGCTGGCGTTATAGAACCTCCCAGTGCGAAGCCTGTCGTCATAGAGGATGAGGTGATTGTAGGTGCGAATGCGGTGATTTTGGAGGGGATCACTGTCGGAAAAGGGGCGGTTGTTGCAGCCGGTGCGGTTGTGACAAAGGACGTGCCTCCCCACACTGTAGTTGCTGGAGTTCCCGCTCGTGTGATCAAGCAAATAGACGAGAAGACGAAAGAGAAAACGAAGATTGTTGATGAACTTAGAAATTTGGAATGA
- the tsf gene encoding translation elongation factor Ts, translating to MEVSMDLIKKLREMTGAGVLDCKKALEEADGDIEKAVEILRKKGAAYAEKKAGRATREGIIVAYVHFNGRIGVLLEMNCETDFVARTDEFKELAYNLAKQVAAMKPQYVRREDVPEDVIRKEKEIYKAQIKDKPEHVVEKIVEGKLEKFFEQMCLYEQTYIFDETKKVKDLINELIAKTGENIRVSRFTRYEIGEEG from the coding sequence ATGGAAGTATCCATGGATCTCATCAAGAAGCTCAGAGAAATGACAGGTGCCGGTGTACTTGATTGCAAAAAGGCTCTCGAAGAGGCAGATGGAGATATCGAGAAAGCAGTGGAAATCCTTAGAAAAAAGGGAGCTGCTTATGCCGAGAAGAAAGCAGGGAGGGCTACAAGAGAAGGAATAATAGTTGCGTACGTTCATTTCAACGGAAGAATCGGTGTTTTGCTTGAAATGAACTGTGAGACGGACTTCGTAGCAAGAACGGATGAGTTCAAAGAACTTGCTTACAACTTAGCCAAACAGGTAGCCGCGATGAAACCACAGTATGTTAGAAGAGAAGATGTACCAGAAGATGTTATAAGGAAAGAAAAAGAGATTTACAAGGCACAAATAAAAGACAAACCAGAACATGTTGTTGAGAAGATCGTCGAAGGAAAGCTTGAGAAATTCTTCGAACAAATGTGTTTGTACGAACAGACTTACATATTCGACGAGACAAAGAAGGTTAAAGACCTAATAAACGAACTCATAGCGAAGACAGGAGAGAATATAAGAGTTTCAAGATTCACAAGATACGAAATCGGAGAAGAAGGGTGA
- a CDS encoding ribonuclease E/G, with translation MNEEELEEVFFDEIETITGKIYLGRVERIVPGLEAAFVKIGKGKNGFLKLNEVNESYKKTILRGQEITEGAKVLVQVKKDASGKKGPQVTSQIGVADRFVVIFPFKKVIGVSRKIEDKMERRRLRSLAVDLRKKYDVGIIVRTAAESVDEEEIIKNFQETLEKWHRILQKFRRSRKPKVLYEENPIEQVIREKLNSKIDKLVYNDRSLLGILEKYIQNLPKKPELIYTEGDLFEKYFIYDRLKRLLSRTIPLKSGGNIIIDKTEALTVIDVNSESYTSAESQEELALRTNMEAIEEIVRQLILRNIGGIVVIDFIKHRDPRNYERLVNYFREVAKKDGGRIEIFGFTTLGLFEITRKRTVKPLDALLFTKCPVCSGTGRVISQRIILKRIREDLKKFKGSEEIILKVHPNMSGYFKKEDVKRLQKEYRVKVTLDYSWSDPNSYELIVKTKKGGK, from the coding sequence TTGAACGAAGAGGAACTTGAAGAAGTTTTTTTTGATGAGATAGAGACGATAACAGGAAAAATTTATCTTGGAAGAGTCGAGAGGATAGTTCCTGGGCTTGAAGCAGCTTTCGTGAAAATTGGTAAGGGAAAGAACGGATTTTTGAAACTGAACGAAGTAAATGAGTCGTACAAGAAAACGATCTTAAGAGGTCAAGAAATAACAGAAGGGGCAAAAGTTCTTGTCCAGGTGAAAAAGGATGCTTCCGGTAAAAAAGGGCCTCAAGTAACAAGTCAAATAGGTGTTGCTGATAGATTTGTTGTAATTTTTCCTTTCAAAAAAGTAATAGGGGTCTCCAGAAAGATAGAAGACAAGATGGAGAGACGCCGGTTGAGATCGCTTGCTGTTGATTTAAGGAAAAAGTACGACGTAGGAATTATTGTGAGAACGGCTGCAGAAAGTGTGGATGAAGAGGAGATAATAAAGAACTTCCAAGAAACTTTGGAAAAATGGCATCGCATTCTTCAAAAATTCAGGAGGTCGAGAAAACCCAAAGTTTTGTATGAAGAAAATCCAATAGAACAGGTCATAAGAGAAAAACTCAACTCAAAAATCGACAAACTGGTTTACAATGACAGATCGTTGTTGGGAATCTTGGAAAAATATATTCAGAATCTTCCCAAAAAACCAGAATTGATTTATACAGAAGGAGATCTGTTTGAAAAGTACTTCATTTACGATCGACTGAAAAGGCTTCTTTCAAGGACTATCCCACTGAAAAGTGGTGGGAACATAATCATAGATAAAACAGAAGCGCTCACAGTAATAGATGTGAATTCCGAAAGTTACACGAGTGCGGAGAGTCAAGAGGAACTTGCGCTGAGGACAAACATGGAAGCAATTGAAGAAATTGTTCGACAGTTGATTTTGAGAAACATCGGAGGAATAGTGGTGATAGATTTCATCAAGCATCGAGACCCTAGAAATTACGAAAGATTAGTTAATTACTTCAGGGAGGTTGCGAAAAAGGACGGTGGCAGAATCGAAATCTTTGGATTCACAACTTTGGGACTTTTTGAAATAACTAGGAAGAGAACGGTTAAACCTTTGGATGCTCTCCTCTTTACCAAATGTCCTGTATGTTCTGGAACAGGAAGAGTGATCTCTCAAAGGATCATCCTGAAAAGAATAAGGGAAGATCTAAAAAAATTCAAAGGTTCTGAAGAAATCATTTTAAAGGTTCATCCTAACATGTCAGGTTATTTTAAAAAAGAGGATGTGAAAAGACTGCAAAAAGAGTACAGGGTAAAAGTAACACTCGATTACAGCTGGAGTGATCCAAATTCTTACGAACTCATAGTAAAGACTAAGAAAGGAGGAAAGTGA